GAAACATGAGAAAACACAGGCTCGTCTATGGGCTTCTTACTGCTGTCGGCCTGTCGCCCATGAGAGCCTTGGAAGGAGATGAGGACCTTGATTACCAAATGTCAATCAACAATCTGGTGCTCAACATGCTGTTCAATTTGCGCTGTTCGTGAGCCTAATAATCGCCTGAGTATGTTTGCCTCGAAACAAAACTGGATTAGCCTAATCGTTGGCTTGGCAATCGGAGCTTGAATATATACCACGAACACGAACACGAACACACTGCAAACTAAAGAGGGGGAGTTTGGTGCTGCCATAACGTCAGCATTTTCTGGTTTTCTCTTCGTTATATATTGTTCGTGCAGTATACAAACAGACTTAGGGAGAACAACACCCGACACGTACACTAGACACCACGCCACGCCGTGGCATCATGCAAAGACTCGGCCTCGCCGCAAACAACACCGCACGACTCAGGCCACTACATACATCAACAGAAAATACATGCAGCAGAGAACATGAAAACAAAGATGCAGGACATGCGATATATGTGGGATTTGGCTACTCTATGGTATGAAGAAGCCATTGTTGTGCAACCGGTGTATCCTCCAGGGACCTTGACTTCCGCTGTCGTGGCATTTTTGCACCACCATAGCCGTGGTCGCCACCGGTGGCTGGGACTGGGATGTCTTTGGAATTGGAACTGCCACCAGTGGCTGTAACCGTTGTTGAAGCTGCAGCTGTGCCATTGTTGCTTGCTTCCTCCTGTAACTAGGTCCTCTGCATCTTCTCTCCTAAGGTTTCCATCCCCATGTAGGACATGAGAAGCCAGACGTAGGAGAGGTACTCCCCGCCCTGGCCCAAGCTCTTGGCGTGCAGGTAACCTCTGCACCTTCCGGCGGAGAAACACAACATCTCCACCCACACGCCCTGGATCACACTCCACATCCTCGTATCCCCATTCGGACCTGTACGTAGTTCCTTTAGATTTTCAGAAAGCCTCCAAACATCGCGAACGATGCTTAGATCCTCTGTGCCCTGTGCATGCTGGGTGTTCTGGGCTACCTTCTGGGCGAACTCGCTTTCTTCTCGTGGCGTGTTGCGTCGCGGGGGCTCTGCAGCGTCCGGTTGTGGTGGCATGTCGTCCCGTCGAGAGGGCCCTGCtccttcttccggttgtgctgtcACCTTGAGCGTCTTCTTCAGCTGCCTATAGGCTTCTCTGAAGAGGCTGCGCCTGGCACCGGTCATCAGCATCTCCGGGTTGACGAACAGCAAATACGCCATGTAGTTGGACATCACCCTGCTGCGATAGACAGCCAACTGAGCAGTGTTAGGCGGTGGTGTGAGGTGGAAGCAGAAATCCGTGGCGAGGTGCCAGAGGATGACACTCTCGTCAAACGGCCTTTGTAGGCTCCAATCCAGATTGATCCTGCAGTTCTCACGATCCAGAGTCCACTGACCCCGGTTGTCGTTGAACGCCCGGTAGGTGGCCATGTTGGTTATTTGACATTGACcctccgccgtccacccttTCTTGAGGTAGTCATGGACGAGGTCGGTGATGTTGCCGGAGGACTTGCACGGCGTCATGCACCAAAGCTGGTCGACGAAGTCCTTGGAAACCAGCAAGGTTGCCACCAGCTTCCGGAGCATCTTCGTCTTGCACTTCTTATTCCGGGCCAGGTACCATATTAGGTTGTACTGGGCAACTTGATCGGGCCATTCGCCCAACCATGGATTCATCCTGTTGAATACCAAAGCAGGTATAAGGTACTCCAGAGCAACAGTACATGATAGCAAGATGTATGTGATCCTGACATCTGTGTCGATAGCCCCTCCTTCACTTATGGGGACCAGCACGATGACCGCGAGCATGCAGCTGGCGGCTACTACCCGTACGAGGTCAACACAGTTGGATAGTATCGTGCAGAGGTTACTGAAATTCTGGTGCAGCACTGAGTCCTTGGTGTAGAGTCGACTGAACGTTGCAGAGAGGCCAGCCTGAACCAAGCGACGCGCTCCATATGGATCACGGATCAAGTGTTTGAGACATCTAAGCCTATGGGAATACGGAGGGGTAAGGTCTACGAATAGATCATACGGCTTCTTACGTTCTACTTCTCTGCCTTCAGCGCTTACAGATGCTTCATTATTGTTGCTAGGATGAAAATAATCGTTTGCTTTCTGTATGAAGTTTTCAAGCGAATTAATCGCGTCAGTTTCTTCTGATGCAGATGAGTCCACGAGGCTATTGATGCTAACTCTCTTCAAGTCCCAGGGCTTCAATATGCATTTGAGAATCCCAGGGATGAACAAAAGGATTGCTGCTGCCAGATAGCGTTCACTCTCCTCTTGTGGCCACGACTTCCAAAAGACGTAGACAGCAACGGTGACCTGAGATAACGGAAGATGAAAGTGATGCATCTAGAGGTTaccattgtttttttttatagTGAAACATGCTTTTGAAAGTACTAAAACATATACGTATATGGTGAAACTACTTGCTTCTGGTTATAAATACTTTTGGTTTTGTACATTGACATAGTGTTCAAACACAATTTTGACCCCTAACTGCTTCTATCACAATATATACTAACATAACCCAAACACGACTTTTCATGTTTCCAAAAAGTGTTATCAGATTTAGATAGTTCTAAAACAACACATATTTTGTTCCTGAAGGGGTACAGATTAATAATGCCTTAGGGCATCTCCACCGTGAGGAAAAGTATAAGATGCACAAGAGTATGTTGGTGCACAAACTCAACCTCACTATCAGAtccaactagcaaggtggcccgcgctaatagcgcgggtcgctagttttttatttattttctttaaaaaattatattgaCAACAGAGATGTATTACATAATTTATTTACCTCTCATTTGCTCTTGTTTAATACTACCTGCAGCTTTCTATGCATATGAGTTCATATCAATCATCAAATTTTTATGTTGTTTTGTTCTATATTATAGTTGCATATTTTAGTACTTTAACCTGAAATTTCTAAATTTGAGGATTCAATTTAATTTTGGGTTACCTTGAATACGGATGCCTACTGTACATATTTGTATTTATATAAAGCTTTTATAAGtagttatgaaatatatttatatgtatgtGTTAGTTATGTTTGCCAATATTCTGTAACTTAGATGTTAGAGTTCGATTTGTATCTTGCAATATTTTGATTATTATTTAGCGAAAATATATGTAGTGTAGTTGTTAGAGCACTTAAGTAGCATCTAACAGATCTAGATCAGACTCATCATGGGagtgaaataaaaaaattcatgaatTAGACAAAAAAAGGTTATGTTAAAAAATAAGTTGGGACCTCCTGTTAACTTTGGTAAATAAATGTTATgcaaaacttatatatatgtatgctaTATTAATGCATATATAttgtaaattttttatttaatcaaacctattattatttttcacACTTTGGTTACTGCACAATTTATTAGTTTTTAGCCAATATGATTGCATAAATTGGCCTACTTTAGAGATTTATCATCTCGGTGATAGATAGtttcatatatatttttgttgttgtttctaactcttttctttatcttcTATTTTCTCTAGCTATTTCTATTGATTTCTCTTTCTTCCATTTTGTTCCTCCGTATATTTGAAATTGATTAGTCTGTATCACGTCTGATGCATCTAATAGAGAAATTCCCTGTTTAGTATTGTGCCTCATGGCTTCTGTTTTTTCTAAGCGAAGAGGAGGAGCAGCGACAACGTACATTTGTTTGAATCATTTGTTTTGTACTGTAGACAATCAACTTTGGTTTAGCGGGGCTCCAGGTCTGTAGCTATGGCTAAAATAACTACGGTGGTGTTTTTTGGATGGAGCAGCTTCTTTTATGGATATAGAACCGTTTTGAAAAAGCGCTCGGTATAAGCGCTTCTCctatttttttcatgaatatatgAAAAATATCAAATGTCCAACATGTCATGAttataatttaatatttttctcataATCTATATATGATTTCGTAATAACATAACTTCATATGAAATAATATAGTAGTGActaatgatattatttataGACTAAATTAATAAATTAAGTTTTGTCCTTTTTTTTGCTCTCATTTTCTAATTTTTCCtgctttctttttctattctcctTTTTCTACTTTCCTTACCCATTCAACCTTGCTgcttctttctccttttctcttctctttctctatacTTCTTTAGAGGTATAGATCGCATTTGTGTTCCGTGcctagtattttttttccatgTACTTATAGAAGATTGGATGGGAATAATAATGTTAAGAATTATTTATgctatttgattcctcacaCGACTAAGTCCCTGATTTTTCCCATACATCTATTTAGATTGAGCTAATAAATAGTCACATTTATTTGTAGATTTTGGTGCTTTACTCTTTATTCCAGTGAttattacttgtatggaactaTTTGTATGCCCACAGAATCATGAATCTTCGTTGACCACCATTagattagtttgtataactaaAGTTGTTCAAGAATATGCAACATTTATGCCTgccttccttttctattcttcTTTTTCTACTTTACTTACCCATTCAACCTTGCTGATTCtttatccttttctattctcTTTCTCTATACTTCTTTAGAGGTATAGATCACATTTGTGTTTCGTGCCTAGTGTTTTTTCATGTACTTATAGAAGATTAGACAGGGATAATAATGTTAAGAATTATTTATgctatttgattcctcacaCGACTAAATCTCTGATTTTTTCCCCATGCATCTATTTAGACTGAACTAATAATAGTCACATTTATTTGTAGCTTTTAGTACTTTACTCTTTATCCCAGCGATTATTACTTATATGGAACTATTTGTATGCAAACAGAATCATGAAACTTTGTTGACCACCAtcagattagtttgtataactaaAGTTGTTCAGGAATATGTAACATTTATGACGATAATCCTTGGCATGGACTCTTTGTCATGTCTTAATTTTTCTTAATTTCTAAATTtgaaattatatatttattaatcatatttgatatggactcttgagtAGTTTGAATCGTTAGATTTTGATAAAATCCAATtgtgcaaattcttctcttttttagattaacatatGAATTTCTAGACACTCTCGACGAACAtgatggcttcttttaacactctctTAATAATATGATATAATAGAattttatacttttaattttaatttagctatttggctaatattattttttatgtcgAGTGTTAATGCAATTTTCTTAATTTTATAATTCTAAATTTgtctatttagtaattgtattcaacatgaaTTCTTTATCAGTCGACTGAACGTTGCAGAGAGGCCAGCCTGAACCAAGCGACGCGCTCCATATGGATCACGGATCAAGTGTTTGAGACATCTAAGCCTATGGGAATACGGAGGGGTAAGGTCTACGAATAGATCATACGGCTTCTTACGTTCTACTTCTCTGCCTTCAGCGCTTACAGATGCTTCATTATTGTTGCTAGGATGAAAATAATCGTTTGCTTTCTGTATGAAGTTTTCAAGCGAATTAATCGCGTCAGTTTCTTCTGATGCAGATGAGTCCACGAGGCTATTGATGCTAACTCTCTTCAAGTCCCAGGGCTTCAATATGCATTTGAGAATCCCAGGGATGAACAAAAGGATTGCTGCTGCCAGATAGCGTTCACTCTCCTCTTGTGGCCACGACTTCCAAAAGACGTAGACAGCAACGGTGACCTGAGATAACGGAAGATGAAAGTGATGCATCTAGAGGTTaccattgtttttttttatagTGAAACATGCTTTTGGAAGTACTAAAACATATACGTATATGGTGAAACTACTTGCTTCTGGTTATAAATACTTTTGGTTTTGTCCAACCGCAAACTCCTTGCCCGCCGAGATCTCCAGCAGGTACTCCCTGCTCCATTTCTGCAACGCCGGCCAGCCATCAATGCACCCCTCCAGTAGCACCGGCCTGTTGGGCTCCTCGACCTCGGCGATGAACTGCTCGACGgacacgccgcggcggcgctcgatgtTGTCCCGGGCGAGCCACTCGTGCCGCATCTCCATGTTGGCGCAGAGCCAGCTCTGGAAGAGGTAGTCGGAGTAGAAGCCCCTGATCCTGAGCGCGCGCGGGGGGacgaggtggggccggccgccgGAGGCCGCGGCGAGGTAGGTGGCGCGCCAGGACCCGGCGAAGTCGaacgcgccgccgagctcgtcgAGGACGAGCGCGCGCCAGAGCGGGTCGTGCGCGGCGACGACGTAGAGCGCCTTGGACGCGGCCGAgagcgcggcgagggcgcgcgccgggaggaggcccaggacgtcgaggaggaggtcgtccgGGAGCGGGCGGAGCGCGCCGAGCCCCGCGTCCCGGAGGTTGGCGCCCGGGGAGGCGGAGAGGAGGAGGTTGCCGAGCGGCTGCACGAGGAAGCCGATGTCACGGGGGGAGGCGGACGCGGAGGCCTTCAGGCTGAAGGACGggtctccggcgccgccgccgccggcggcggcggcgaggtggttcTTGGGTTTGTTGCTCTCCTTTGggtggctgcggctgcggcggcgcttggGCTTGCGCTTCCGTAGGAGGGGCAGGAGGAGGGAGCGGAAGGCGCCCGGCATGCTCGGctctggccgcggcggcggcggcgggagggggaGGACCAGAGGAGGGAGAAGCGTTCGGGAGGGTTGAGGTTTTGGCCTATTTGGGGTGACAGACGCGGCATAAGGGGCCGTTCGATCAAGGATTGACGGACGAGATGGAGTGTGTGAAAATCCTTGTTCTTTTTCAGCCGGTGATCCCTGCAGGGCtgcagaggaaaaaaaaaaaaaaattcacgcaTGGGTATGGTTCTATTGAAGCATAAGTTTGAGACCAAATAAATTTGTGATATTTATTTCACGGCGAGTGttatttcaaatttcaaataaagGAGACAATGTTCTGTTTTTGGATTTGACGGTGATCCAATTATTAGATTTTGTGTTGTTGTGACAGTGCTAGAATCAGATTCCTGTAGCAAGCTCACGCCCGGTACATCCTTCAACTCCGAGATGAACATAAGATTTTTCCACACCACCAAGTAACTCGTTATCAGGTTGTGTTTGAGGGACCCAaacaagagttttttt
This genomic interval from Panicum virgatum strain AP13 chromosome 8K, P.virgatum_v5, whole genome shotgun sequence contains the following:
- the LOC120644713 gene encoding uncharacterized protein LOC120644713; the encoded protein is MHHFHLPLSQVTVAVYVFWKSWPQEESERYLAAAILLFIPGILKCILKPWDLKRVSINSLVDSSASEETDAINSLENFIQKANDYFHPSNNNEASVSAEGREVERKKPYDLFVDLTPPYSHRLRCLKHLIRDPYGARRLVQAGLSATFSRLYTKDSVLHQNFSNLCTILSNCVDLVRVVAASCMLAVIVLVPISEGGAIDTDVRITYILLSCTVALEYLIPALVFNRMNPWLGEWPDQVAQYNLIWYLARNKKCKTKMLRKLVATLLVSKDFVDQLWCMTPCKSSGNITDLVHDYLKKGWTAEGQCQITNMATYRAFNDNRGQWTLDRENCRINLDWSLQRPFDESVILWHLATDFCFHLTPPPNTAQLAVYRSRVMSNYMAYLLFVNPEMLMTGARRSLFREAYRQLKKTLKVTAQPEEGAGPSRRDDMPPQPDAAEPPRRNTPREESEFAQKVAQNTQHAQGTEDLSIVRDVWRLSENLKELRTGPNGDTRMWSVIQGVWVEMLCFSAGRCRGYLHAKSLGQGGEYLSYVWLLMSYMGMETLGEKMQRT
- the LOC120645743 gene encoding F-box protein At5g06550-like: MPGAFRSLLLPLLRKRKPKRRRSRSHPKESNKPKNHLAAAAGGGGAGDPSFSLKASASASPRDIGFLVQPLGNLLLSASPGANLRDAGLGALRPLPDDLLLDALYVVAAHDPLWRALVLDELGGAFDFAGSWRATYLAAASGGRPHLVPPRALRIRGFYSDYLFQSWLCANMEMRHEWLARDNIERRRGVSVEQFIAEVEEPNRPVLLEGCIDGWPALQKWSREYLLEISAGKEFAVTVAVYVFWKSWPQEESERYLAAAILLFIPGILKCILKPWDLKRVSINSLVDSSASEETDAINSLENFIQKANDYFHPSNNNEASA